The Gossypium hirsutum isolate 1008001.06 chromosome D07, Gossypium_hirsutum_v2.1, whole genome shotgun sequence genome includes the window tataaaattttatgcatcagttccagTATTTATTAACATATGTTTTATGCGTAAATTATCAGaagtttagaaatatttttagagGTTTCAGTTTCTAACTAACTCAGTATATATTTTAGAAAGTGCTAACTACAATGTTTCCAGAGTATACTATCTAAGTTCAGAAATACCTATAGGATCAGTGCTGGAGACACGGTTTACTACATACTTTctaaaaattatccaaattatttgaaaattggtttttttttgaAACCCAATTTTGAGACGCAAAATTCACAGCCCGAGTTCtacaacctgactctgataccactaaatgtaacactccgaacccggcctagacgttaaggCCAAATCCAAAGACGTCACAAAGAAGGGTATTGAAAAACGAAGTTGTTACGATAAATCAATCCAGTTTTATAAcctatatttgtttatatttattgttgaaaacattatttaactaatttgCTAGCCAAAATGTAAATTACAGTGAAAGTCATAGAAACCGTTACTTTTGGAAAACCCTTCGTAAATTTTAagaaaacctttgttttagtaaaaatcatttttttatgataTCCGTctcaaataaaatgtaaaaacgAAAATCCAAATCCCAAAATAAATTCAAGCAGTCCGGAGAGTCCAATTAttacaaaaacccaaaaataatccttaaattaaataaaaaccattaTTTAAGTCAGTTTACGAACTCGTGATCACCGTGAGGCTCCGTCACACCcatccgcctaagtctgtggattaccttaATAGAACAGATAAACATatatgagttttcgtaaacttagtgtgtaacccaacagaactAGACATGCATTACATGTAGAAATCTCATATACAGTCAAATATAGATTCAGACTTACGTCCATTTCAGATACAGATAACAGAATCAAATAAGCAGTACAAATATGCAAAATCcaaccatcctctacacaccatctccgaccatcccatcacaccatgtggggttaaaaatacTCACCCAatcctacacaccatatagtgtcgacgCGACACATTATAGATAATAcacagccaagctgccagaacaTAGGCGAAGTGTCAccgtacagatcacttcctccacatatatagAACCCACCCCAATCACAGATACAACAGTAAAAGATACGGTAATATCATGCAaaacatgctcatatacagatgtcatatatatacttaacagAATAATCAGACATGCCTAACAGTGTCCTACTCAGAGCAGAATATCAGATTATCATATCACATGATTTTTAGCATTTGGTTAGCCTTTACcaaccctacggtaggcccacgGTCGATTGGAACGACCCatgtgaccctagggaaaatttcaaaattatgggcTTACATGCCCGTGTAGACCTACACAGCCTAGCCCAAAGCCCACatgcccaacttggcctagcctgTATCGTCCATACAGCCACACCCATaccatcacacgaccgtgtcctatGCATGGCCATGCACTCGTCAAACACATGACtatgtctcgcacacggccaaccacacggccaggcacacgcccgtgtggcgtcgataaTACGGTTTTTCAACTTTTGTCAAAGCTCAATTTTTCGTGTTTTGTGTACACACCTAGTATGATTTTGATGCGAAAATAATCTCGAGCCTTCCGAAACCTAAAAATAGAGTACCAACATCGAAATTAGCAATCAATTCATGAATTCCTCAAAACTAAATCGAGCGATAGGACTCACTTACCATCAGCACACCCATTCACTCGCACAGATTAGACTGTTGAAGTGGATCAAAATTTGAACCTTCAGAAATCAAAAGCTAAACGAATACAAACAAACCCCACTTACCGATTACACGAAAACCAAAGATTCGGAATGCCCAAGAGCAAGGATTAGTGATAGAAACAAAGAGTGGAGAAAAGAGAGTTTACTACTATTTCGTCAAAGgacagaagaagaaagaaaagaaaatcaaaagcgaATTTCTATTTGGGAAAAAAATAACGTCAGAAACAAGGGATTTTTaggaaaagaataaaaataaataaattaaatttaatttgaaaccTAAAATCCTACTAAATCCCAACTCCCCACTTGATCCTCAAAATTCTAGCTCTACCGAAACTCTTTCAGACAACCGAGGAAAATTATCACCCTTGATCATGCAGGGATTCGAACAAAGGATCTCCAACACACTAACTCCCTTACTACTCGAACTAGCAAGCTCATTCTAACATAGATTgacaaacaattttataaaagcCCACTAAACAAAGGTAAAGCCAggattagaaaaataacaaaatttgctaaAGGTGGAACTTAAACCTAAGACCTttcacacacacctagaacacttaaccattgaagcataTACATATTTATGTCAGATATTTTACAGAaacatgaataaattatttagggcATTACAAACCCATCCATTTTTGTAAAATGACTAGCCCAAATCTATTTTAGGAcagttcatattatttttaaaattttttaaaaagtattatttttaatttagttttactaaatttttatatatttttatctattaaaattttatatatagacgtcttaaaattttttaatatttaattatagttattacattaaattgattttttatctgttacaaattataatatatataaactatattatattataaacatagaaATAGGCCGAGTTGGGCTTGAACCTTGAATGTTTGAGCTAAAGCCCGATCCATTTTTAAATGGTCCTAATTTCTTTTTTGCCTAAGCTCATTTTACAGGCTTAATATTTCTGTCCAAACCCTCCTAAATTTTGACTGAGCCTTCGGACTTCAGTGGGTAGCTCAACCCATGAAAATGTCAACTCACAAGTGAAAAGATAATGTTTTATACATAAACTAGTTTCTTACTCGTAGGTTTCACAAACCTAATTCTACTAACCTGATTTTTGGAATGTgacaatcaaaattaaatttttaaaagactaagctatgaaaatagtgaagaagtgaagaagtgaaaatttttaaatttttaaatttttggaatgtttaatgaaaatagtgaagaagtGAGTTATAGGAGTCTTCTCTAgacaatgtggaattaaatttaaatttttaatgaaaatagtgaagaacTAAGCTATGAAAGTATTCTCTAGTCAATGTgggattaaaataaatttttaataaaaatagtgaaaaattgTCACTTATTTATAAGAAAAATGTGAGATATTAGAGTGTTCTCTAGTCAATATGGATTAGAATtaactttttaatgaaaattatgaAGAAGTGATTTATGAGAATATTCTCTAGTCAATATTGTGGGATtaaaatcatcattttcatgaaaatagtgaagaaattgtcacttatttataagttaaatgttaaatatgAGAGTGTTCTGTAATCAATGTGTAATTAAAGTTaactttttaatttcttaaattatatctaaaagtttgtattttttatattattaatttatttgtaaattaaaaaaaaattaaagatgttTATTAAAGCTTTTTAgactgaaaataataaaaaaataaaaggataaataatgttattatttctctctttcatataacatattagtatagataaataatatataaataattttaaactataaGCACTTTCTCCTAGATTTCTTCAAAGGAAAAAACTCTAGAGaacttataaaaataatgaaaaaaatttataattatttgtaaagTAAGAGCAAGTTATGAGAGTATTTTTTAGTTGATGTGGGATTAAAACTTGATTGTATGAAAAAATTATCACATGTAGAAAAATGAGTATGCCACGTATTGAAATATTAGGCTTCTATGTCGGCTGCGAGCTTAAAgccttataatataatatatatgaaatgatttacatttaaaaaaatatttcatatataaattttatattttagtaaataatatttaaaataatggtgaatagcttttctttttttctaataaaTAGAAGTTAtaatggataatttttttttgttaaaaacaaatgaacaaattgaactgagaaaattattatttttacttagttAGCTTAAGAGtattgaataaataattttatatttttaacaattgaattggtgtcatttaacttataatatatgtacatatctatatatgaaatagtgactatatatatacatatttatataaaactaaaattttaaatccgTCACTCATcctttcatttttcttgtttataattatattttttacatcatatattttataatatatgacatgattataaattaaacacttaattatAGGGGTTGATTTTTGTcactaatataaaaaaaagtttaataaattgtatttttatattaattatattatggaaaaatatttttacatttgttACTTTTAAGGAAAGGTGTGATGAGACGGAAAAATTAGACAGAAAACTACAAATTCTACCTATAAGAACATATTTTTGGGATGTATAACAGCTTATTAGAGAGTTAAGATATAAAATGACCTCTGTGCCTGCATTTAAGCTCCATTTAATACTCACAACTGTCCCTTCACCGGACCCTTTTTATGCctttaaaaggagatcttcaggATACACTTTAGATGCAGAGATAGAGAGTAAAAGAGAGTGAGAAAGGTTTTATTCCTTTGCCTGATTAGAGACATGGAGAAGTGGAGTTTTATGCTAGTTATTGCATTAGTTGTTGTTCACGCTAGTGCAAGAAATGTGCCCACAACTACAACTGTGCCCACTAGCACTACTCGCAGTAGTGTACCAAGTGGTGCTACTGGTGTTGGCGACCAAAAGAACTTCCTCACTTACGGTGGCGTTGGGGGCTACTCTGGAATTGGCTCTAATGGCTTGCCATTTGGTGGAGTGGGGGGTCTGGGTGGGATTACTCCCCTCGGTGGTGCAGGTGGACTTGGAGGTGGAGTCGGGGGCATTGGTGGAGTAGGTGGACTTGGAGGAGGTAATGGACTCGGTGGGCTCGGGGGATTTGGTGGCTTGGGTGGCGGCGGTGGTGCTGGTGGTGGAGTTGGAGGTGGAGTCGGAGGTGCTGTTGGCGGTGGAGCTGGTGGTGGTGTTGGCACTGGTGTCCTTCCTTTCCCTTGAAGTATGTTAACCTTAAAATagtttaaactattttaataaaGGTGTAGTTAAGTGTTTATTGTGTGGGAATCAGAAACTCAGAGATCGTCTTactttatgttttaatttggtaCAGGTTTTTCGTTCATTTTAATTCGAGCTCAACGTTATGTTTTTGTAATAGATATTTTACGTAAATGAATTTAATCTTCTGTTCTATTCGCTATATATAGAGAGGCTTTACTTAAACCTACAGCTCAAGTCCTATACTTTATCCAAAGAGATTTAAACAATTCATGCTGGTGATTAGGACTGAAGTTTCAATTCACACATATAAGacttattttaagtgaataagtCCCATTTAGCTTTAAACttgttagattaattttaatttacactgcttatttttttattaaattaccaaTATCATTATACcacatattatcaaatttaaacatCAATTATTCCTTCGTTATTTTTTTTGTCCCATTACTAATATCAGTGATTAACTCTCTCACCGTGAGTGTTCTCCaagaatataaacaattatacTTCAATTATTCCCTGAAATCAAGGGAAAATTATATCTAtaacttctttatttttttaattacaaacaatcataaaatattttccttttaatttagaccaaatattttaaaat containing:
- the LOC107954641 gene encoding glycine-rich protein 23; the encoded protein is MEKWSFMLVIALVVVHASARNVPTTTTVPTSTTRSSVPSGATGVGDQKNFLTYGGVGGYSGIGSNGLPFGGVGGLGGITPLGGAGGLGGGVGGIGGVGGLGGGNGLGGLGGFGGLGGGGGAGGGVGGGVGGAVGGGAGGGVGTGVLPFP